The sequence below is a genomic window from Deltaproteobacteria bacterium.
CGACGCCTACACCTGGATGAAAACCGCCGTCGATAAGAACGGCAAAATCATCGCCCGCCAGGCAAAAATCTTGATGAACACAGGCGCCTACGCCGAGAACAGCCCGCTGGTGGTCGAGAAGTCGACCAACCGCTGCGTCGGCCCCTACGCGATTCCCAACGTGCTAATCGAAAACATGTCGCTATACACGAATACCGTGCCGGCCAGTTCCTACCGCGGCTTCGGTTGCGCCCAGGTGACGTTGCCGGGTGAATCGCAGATCGACGAGTTGGCGACGAAAATTGGCAAAGATCCCTACGAGTTTCGGCTATTGAATGCGGCGAAACCCGGCGAAGAATTTTTTCCCGGCATGCGTCCCTTCGACGGCACGCTCAAACAAGACTTGGACACCGCGGCCAAAGCTATCGGCTGGGGCACGCCGCTGGCGAAAGGCCACGGTCGCACCGTCGCCGTCTCCGGCAGCGACGCCGGCGCCTATCCGCTGACATCCACCGCCGTGCGCGTGCATGCCGACGGTTCGGCAACCATCATGACCGGCAGCACCGAGCTGGGTCAGGGCAGCCACACCGTCCTGCCACAAATCGCCGCCGAAGAATTGGGAATTGCTTATGACAAAGTCAACGTGGTTGCTTCGGACACCGCGATCACGCCTTACGATCGTTCCACCGGCGCGAGCCGGACGACGACACTGATGGGGAGCGCGGTCCAGGAAGCTTGCCAAGAAGCGATCCAGCAAATGGTCGTCATGGCCGCCGACGTATTGAAGGTGAAAGTCGACGAGATCCAAAAAGTCCGCGGCGGCGTGCGCTGCGGCGAAGTCCAACTCGACTGGTCGCAAGTGATCAGCAAGTTTTACGCCCTGCCCGATGGCGAAGTCATCGGCCGCTCCTACATTAGAAAGTCCGGCAAGTTCGCCGCCCTGCCGGTGTTCTGGGAAGCCGCCGCCACCGGCGTGGAAATTTCCGTCGACGAAGAGACCGGCAAAATCACCATGGAAAAACTCGCCACCGTCGGCGATGTCGGCCTGGCGATCAATCCGGCGCTCGCCGAAGGCCAAGACATCGGCGCCGCGACTATGGGCATGGGCATCGGCCTGTTCGAAGAACTCGTCTACGAAGGGTCGCAGTTAATGAACGGCTCCATTCTTGACTACCGTTTGCCGCGCTTTTCCGATTTACCGAAACATGTCGAATTGCATCTAGTACAAAACCGAGACGGCGTCGGCCCCTACGGCGCCAAAGGCGGCGGCGAAGCGTCGTTGAATTCGATGGCCGCCAACATCGCCAACGCCGTCGACCAAGCCGTCGGCGTGCGCATCCGCCAAGCGCCGCTGACCCCAGAACGAGTCTGGCGCGCGCTGAAAGAAAAAAACAAGTAAGAAAACCAAAGCTATTTCGATATCGACCAATCGAAAATCCAAAATCTTTATGATGCCCTTAAGAAAATTCACCATCCACCAACCGAAGACCATCGCCGAGGCATCGCAGATGCTCGCCCAGTTCGGCGACAAAGGCCGGCTCTATGCCGGCGGCACTGAACTGCTGCTGGCGATGAAGCATGATCTGCTGCGCTACGAGCACCTGATCGATGTCAAAACCATTCCTAATTTGAACCAGATCGAAATGAAAAACGGCGCGCTCGTTATCGGCAGCACAGCGACCCATCGGGCGATTGAAAAATCACCGCTGGTGCAACAAAGCCTGGCGGTGTTGGCCGAAATGGAAACCAAAGTAGCCAACATTCGCGTGCGTGCCAGCGGCACTCTCGGCGGCAATCTTTGTTTCGCCGAGCCCCACTCCGATCCGGCGACTTTATTGACCGCCCTGGGCGCTAAAGCACAGATCCAAGGAAAGTCCGCGGCTAGAACCGTCGGCGTCGATAAACTCATCACCGGCGCATACGAAACTTCGTTGGCCGACGACGAACTCCTCGCCAGCGTGGAAATCCCGCTGCTGACGAAAAGCCAACGCGCCGCCTATCTGAAATTCCAGCTCAAAGAACGGCCGACCCTCGGTCTCGCGCTGGTCCTCGACCTCGACGGCGATACCATCAAGAAAGCCTCGGCGGTGGTCGGCAGCGTCAGCGCCGCACCGACCCAGTCGGAAAAAGCCAACGGCTTGCTCAGCGGCCCCCGCGCCCAAGTTGAAAAGCAACTCGGCGACGCCGCCGAAGCCCTGGCCCAAGCCGCCGATCCGGTCGATGATCTCGAAGGCGGCGCCGACTACAAGCGCCACTTGATCGGCGTGTTTCTGCGCCGCGCGTTCATTAAAGCGCTGGCATAAACCTCACCCAGAGCTATTTACCAAATCGGCGCGATCATTCGCCGGCGATCGTTTTTTTCTCGCTGGTCCTGCGGGCCAAGAAAAATAAATTTACCCGCCTCATGCGCTTTTGATGCGATTAGGTAAACCTGCGTAAGCCTTTTTCATCACTCCAGCATCGCTGCATTTTCACGTCTTGCAATGGGATTTTCATCCCGGTTATGATCTGAGGCCTGTCCACCAAGCTCGTACTGAAGTTCTGGATGGAGGTGCGCAGATGAATATTTTCAGCAAAGTCTTCTTGGAATTGTCCAGGGAAGCCGTCATCGTCCTTGACTGGGCGTTGCGCAATTGGGCGATCACCGCGACGATCCTGCTGCTGCTGATCGTTCGGACTGGCAAACAAAGACGTATGAAACAGCAAAGCCACTAAATCCGGTGGCCAGTCTTTCACGCAGCGGTTGGCATACGGCGGCCAGCACCCCAACCGATCGTCACACCAAGCGCCAATTTGACGCTCAAGTGTAGCCACAGGTCGCTTGACCCACCGCCTTTTTCTGCGCTAGTCTCCGCTCAGCTAATTTTAATTGCATTACTTTCAGCGCCTGCGCGCCGGAACATTTGAGGAAATCCATGGCTGGAGAAAAAAACGTCAACAACATTACCTTTAGAATTCGCCACACCATGATGTTGGTCAGCGATCTCGACCGCAGCATCGATTTTTACACCCGCTTGTTGGGCATGGATGTCCAACGCTTGCGCCCCTCGCCCGATAAGAACGAACGCGTCGGCTATATCGGCTACGGCACCGAAGACGAATTCCCCGGCCTGGAAATGATCGAAACCGGCGGCCCCGGCCATGTGCCAGAAATGCCCAAGTGGTACGGCCACATTGCTATCTACGTTTCCGATCTCTACAAGTTGAGCGAAAAACTAAAAGCCGAAGGCGTCAAATTCACCCTCGGCCCCCAGCCCAATCGCCCCGGCAGCCAGGATAAAGTGGCCTTCATCCAAGACCCCGACGGATATCTGTTGGAGTTAACCGAGCGCCACTCGACCAGCGGCGCGCCGGTGCGAGTCAGTTGAGACAATCCGTTCGCGCAAGCGCCACCTAGCGCGCGCGCACGAACATGGCGTCGAACTGTTTTGAATAGTCGGCGAGTTTTTCCGCCAACTGCACACGACTCGGAACGACTTTGAGATTGGTTGGATAGGCGTCGGGTTTCAATCCTGGTTTCGCCGACTCCCGGCCGCGCTGAATAAAAATCTTTTGCCCCTCGTCCGACAGCGCGAAATCGATGAACAGCTTCGCCGCGTTTGGATGGGGCGCTTTTTGAATCATGCTGATCGGATGGAGCGCGATGATCGCCGGCTCGAAAGCGACCCAATCCACCGGCGCGCCCTGCTTTTTCATCAGCTGCGGACGATACCAGTAAGCGACGATTTGCAGATCGAACTCGCCGGCGGCGAGCAGCTGCGTCACCAGCGAGCGGCCGCCGCGGATCGCTACGTTTTGCTTGGCCAGCGCCTGCATGAACTCCATGCCTTTCTTCTCGCCCATGAGATGGAGCATGTTGGCGAACCAGCGGTCTTCGTTTTGGTCCAGCACCATGCGCCCCTTCCAGCGCGGGTGGAGCAAATCTTCGTAGCGCTTGGGAATCTCGTCGCGCTTGACCCGCGTGGTGTTGTACGCCGTGGCGATCAAGTTGTCGTACAGATCGGTCCAGTAGCCGTTGGGATCCTTGAAGCCGTCCGGATAACTCGCCGCGAATGGCGACGCGTAGGGCTGGATGAAGCCTTTTTTCTGCATGTGATAGGTTTCGAACTCGCCGACGCTGACCACGTCCGCGATGTATGTGTTCGTCTGCCTCTCGACATTCATCCGGCTAAAAACTTTGTCATGGGTCGAGCGAAAGATGTCGGTCTTGATGAACGGGTACTTGGCTTCGAACGCCGCCGTCAACGAGCGGGCGAACTCGGTCTCCACCGAAGTGTAGAAAACCATTTTCGCTTCTTTGCGCGCCGCGTCTATCAACGTTTCCGCGCCATGGCTGTCAGCGCTTAGGCTCAGAGAAATCACCATCGCTGCGAAAAGAATTTGCATCATCGCTTCACACCTCGAACCTCAGGAAGTTTTCTTGCCCCAGGGCAGCTCGCGCTTATTGGCGACGTCGAATTGCGAGCGGCCGGTGTAGTAAACGTTTTTGCCGTAAACATGTAACGACACGCTCGGCTGACCCAAATCGTTCTCGACGCTGTGAATCGTCGGGCTTGGCAGCACCACCGCTTGACCGAGAATAAATTCCATCTCGCCGACCCGTTCCAGCTCGGCATAACCCGAACGCGAACCGTCATCGAGGCGGCGCCAGAAAACATTTTTCTCAGCGCCGCGCAAGCCCACCACCACGCCCCAAGTGCCATGATTGTGCGGCAAGGTCGCGCCGCCCGGCAGCCAGGTTAATATCGCCACGGCTAATTCATGGCCCGCCTCTTCATGGAGCAAATTGAAACTAAAACCGCTCTCCGCCATGGTCTCGACGGGAGTGATTTCCTGCAGCTCGGGATTGACCGCAAACCGTTCCGCCAGCGGCGCCACTTGGCGGAGAATCTGCCGCTCATCGGCGCTCTTCGAAGTGATCGCGCACAAGTCTTCGATGAAAGATTGTAACGAATAAATCGCGTCCACGTTAATCTCTCAGCGGCGGATCTGCGGCGGCATCGCCTGCGCGATAGTTGCCCAATCGGAAAATCGGCCGACGTTGGCATGATCTTCAGCCGAGCGATTCCAGGGACAATCGATCAACGCCACACGCAAGTTCATCCGGCCCGCCAAATATTGCGCCATCGGCAGCGAATCCTCCACCGCCCAACAATAGTCGCGCGCTGCTAACTCATCAAGGCTGATCGCCACCGTGTTGTCCGTCGCAAAGCGCCCGTACTTGTTCACCATGGTGAAAGAATCGTACGCCACCCGGTGCTGCGCCAGCCAGGCCAACGACGGTTCGTAAGAAGCTGGCGGCCGGCCGGTGACAATGGCGATTTTGAATCCGGCATTGGCCCACTGCGTCAATGCTGCAATCGCCGCATCGATGGGCGCCATCTGCATCAGCTCATCGGGCTCATGCACGATGCGATAAAGCGAGTCCCGCTCCTCCGACCGCAAATCGCAAGCCGTACCGATATCAAAATCGGTCAGCTGCTCGTAACTAATTCGTTTACCGAACTCGCGCTCGACAATGACGAGAAAACGGCGCGCCGTTTCGCACAGCACGTCGTCGAGGTCAACATAAATAGAAGTCGATTTATTGCCCATCGATGCGCAGCTCGATCCTTCCCGTCAGTCCGTCGATTTGTAAATTAGCCGAACGTAAAAATAGCCGGCCGAGAATGCCGATGACTTCGACGCCATGCTGACGATTCTTGTCGCGCAACGACGGTACACCGACGCACTCGATCACGTCGGTGAAATTTGTTTGTCCGCCGCCATCGTCAAGCGCGGGCAGAGAAATTCTACCGACAAACTGCCTCAGCGTGCCGTAGCCGTGAATGCCATGAACTTCGCGCATGCCGCGCAATGATAGCTGCAGTTCTTCGGCAACCTCAAGATCGATCATCGCTCCATAAGCCCCCGTGTCGATGAGTAACTCGCCACGCGCTTCGCGCCCAAGCTCGTCGTCATGGCGAGACCAGGCTCCGGGAATCAGCGGACCGACAGTTTCCAAGCGCTGCGCTGTCGTCTCAGAAATTAATCGGTAGCGCCAATGGCTCTTCGGTTGCATCACGACATTGCCAGTTAGCGCTTAGAGACGAACTCATTATCGCGCACGATAAACCGCAACCGCTTGTCCTTCCACTTACCCGCGTAGTCGACGCCGATGCGCGGCGTCGCGAGCATCTTCGGCGCCGGCTCGCCGCGATCTTCGACATACAGTTCCTTGCCGCAGGCGTCGGCGTCGTTTAGCCTTCGGTCGATGGCGAAGGCCTGGCATAATTTTCCCGGACCGCTGGCGAGATTGCGTAGCTCATCGGTGCGTCGGCACTGCTTCATCATCTCGATACCGGTCAATGGTTCGACGGCACGAATCAACACCGCCGCCGGATAGTCTTTCGCTTCGGTCACCAGATTGAGCATGTTGTAAAAGCCATAAATCAAGTAAACGTAAACCCGCCCCGGCGGGCCGAATATCACTTCTGTCCGTTTGGTTCGGCCTTTCGAGCCGTGACAAGCCAAATCCTGCGGGCCGATGTAAGCTTCGGTCTCGACAATGCGCCCGATGCAGTCACCATCTGAGTGCTTGCGCACGAGAAACTTCCCGAGCAAAAGCTTAGCGACATCGACAGTCGACTGTTCGTAAAAAGAGCGTGATAACTTCAATGGCAGGTTGGTACGACGCAATTCATTCTGAATTCTGGCTACTGACTCCTGCGTCCTCATCCCACCTGTGGCAACCCGTCATCGATCTCCACCCAAGGCGCCTTCGAGCTGACATGAGTATGCTTCGACATTTTAATCCCCGGATCGCTATCGAGCGTCCCGACGCGCAGGCGTAGTTGATCCGGGTCTTTCGCTTTGCGCTTCAACAACGGCGAGCCGCAGCGGCCGCAAAACACCCGCTGATAACCCGGCGATGATTGCCACTCTTTGAGCAACTCCTCTCCGGCGACGAAGCGAAACGAAGCTGCTGGAATCGTCGACCCGCTGGCGAATGCCGATCCCGACATCTTGCGGCAAAGACTACAGTGACAATTGGTCACCGTGCCGAGCGCGCCGTCGATTTCGTACTTCACACCGCCGCAGAGACATGAACCTGTGAGCATGACGCCTCCGGTCAAATGAAATATTAAGAGTGGTTGTTACAGCCCGTAGAATCGCCGCGGATTGTCGTCGACGATCTTGCGCGCCACCGCTGCGGGTATATCTCCGGTCGCGCCGCGCCGTTCGATCACATCCAACGCTTCGATCTCCGCCGACTGATCGGCGTGACTGTAGTCGGTGCCGATCATCAAGCTGTCTTCGGTGCCGTATTTCAGAATGTAGGGCAGATCGTCGTTGGTGTGGCAGGCAACGTAGAAACGGTACTTGCGAAACAGATCGTCTTTTACCTCGATGGGCAGAAAAGTTCGGCGCAACATTTTCGCCATCAGATCGGCGTGCAGAAACGGCACCCAAGAGGCGCCGGTCTCGATGAAACCGAAGCGCAGCTTGGGGAATTTATCCGGCACGCCATTCTCCGCCAACGCGCTGAACGCCGCGATGGCGATCATGCCGCCGCCCAATCCGTTGCCCGGCACGGTCATCGACTGGATGTGGCTGGTCGCGTTGTGAATACAGATCGGCATGTCCAGACGGCTCGCCTCTTCGTACACCGGAAAGAAGTGCGGATCGTTGGCCGCGCGGTCGTCGCACTCGATACCTTTCTTGAATACACCGCAGGCACCTTGATCCTTCGCCCACTGAACTTCCTTGACCGCCTCTTCAATGGATAAATATGGCATCATCGCGACCCAACGCAGCCGGCCTTTAGTCTTCTCCGTCGAAGCGGCGATCCAGCGGTTGTAAGCTTTGCACAACGCTAGCTCGATCTCCGGGCGAGCTGTGTAGGAATGCAAAAACATGGTCGGATATAGCACCTGCACGTCGACGCGCAGCTCGTCCATATGGCGCAGCCGTTTGTCGACATCGAGCAACTCGCGGGTCTCTTTGACCGTGCCGGTGC
It includes:
- a CDS encoding xanthine dehydrogenase family protein molybdopterin-binding subunit, whose product is MSGEKQTDFQIVNHSIPRRDGRVKVTGKAQYVADLRLIGMAYAKVLRSPFAHAKIISIDKSKAEAHPGVYCVVSGFDLDGLNPYFGHAVKDHPLLAIDKVRYTGEPVAAVVAVDERTAFEALELIEVKYEELKGVFTPEQAMAQDAPLLHEKKFEAGALRGFEGEVTAGKGTNICQTHKIQWGDVDKAFKEAASVVEGNYYFPMTYAYAMEPYVAIADVTDQGVNVYSSAQHPFMVRHDLKSIFNLPVSKVRLIVPFVGGGYGSKSYTKVEPLAAACSWKAKRPVKLQLTVEEAMLTTRSDDAYTWMKTAVDKNGKIIARQAKILMNTGAYAENSPLVVEKSTNRCVGPYAIPNVLIENMSLYTNTVPASSYRGFGCAQVTLPGESQIDELATKIGKDPYEFRLLNAAKPGEEFFPGMRPFDGTLKQDLDTAAKAIGWGTPLAKGHGRTVAVSGSDAGAYPLTSTAVRVHADGSATIMTGSTELGQGSHTVLPQIAAEELGIAYDKVNVVASDTAITPYDRSTGASRTTTLMGSAVQEACQEAIQQMVVMAADVLKVKVDEIQKVRGGVRCGEVQLDWSQVISKFYALPDGEVIGRSYIRKSGKFAALPVFWEAAATGVEISVDEETGKITMEKLATVGDVGLAINPALAEGQDIGAATMGMGIGLFEELVYEGSQLMNGSILDYRLPRFSDLPKHVELHLVQNRDGVGPYGAKGGGEASLNSMAANIANAVDQAVGVRIRQAPLTPERVWRALKEKNK
- a CDS encoding lactoylglutathione lyase; translation: MAGEKNVNNITFRIRHTMMLVSDLDRSIDFYTRLLGMDVQRLRPSPDKNERVGYIGYGTEDEFPGLEMIETGGPGHVPEMPKWYGHIAIYVSDLYKLSEKLKAEGVKFTLGPQPNRPGSQDKVAFIQDPDGYLLELTERHSTSGAPVRVS
- a CDS encoding extracellular solute-binding protein → MMQILFAAMVISLSLSADSHGAETLIDAARKEAKMVFYTSVETEFARSLTAAFEAKYPFIKTDIFRSTHDKVFSRMNVERQTNTYIADVVSVGEFETYHMQKKGFIQPYASPFAASYPDGFKDPNGYWTDLYDNLIATAYNTTRVKRDEIPKRYEDLLHPRWKGRMVLDQNEDRWFANMLHLMGEKKGMEFMQALAKQNVAIRGGRSLVTQLLAAGEFDLQIVAYWYRPQLMKKQGAPVDWVAFEPAIIALHPISMIQKAPHPNAAKLFIDFALSDEGQKIFIQRGRESAKPGLKPDAYPTNLKVVPSRVQLAEKLADYSKQFDAMFVRAR
- a CDS encoding bifunctional metallophosphatase/5'-nucleotidase, yielding MGNKSTSIYVDLDDVLCETARRFLVIVEREFGKRISYEQLTDFDIGTACDLRSEERDSLYRIVHEPDELMQMAPIDAAIAALTQWANAGFKIAIVTGRPPASYEPSLAWLAQHRVAYDSFTMVNKYGRFATDNTVAISLDELAARDYCWAVEDSLPMAQYLAGRMNLRVALIDCPWNRSAEDHANVGRFSDWATIAQAMPPQIRR
- a CDS encoding DNA-3-methyladenine glycosylase — translated: MRTQESVARIQNELRRTNLPLKLSRSFYEQSTVDVAKLLLGKFLVRKHSDGDCIGRIVETEAYIGPQDLACHGSKGRTKRTEVIFGPPGRVYVYLIYGFYNMLNLVTEAKDYPAAVLIRAVEPLTGIEMMKQCRRTDELRNLASGPGKLCQAFAIDRRLNDADACGKELYVEDRGEPAPKMLATPRIGVDYAGKWKDKRLRFIVRDNEFVSKR
- a CDS encoding GFA family protein, which encodes MLTGSCLCGGVKYEIDGALGTVTNCHCSLCRKMSGSAFASGSTIPAASFRFVAGEELLKEWQSSPGYQRVFCGRCGSPLLKRKAKDPDQLRLRVGTLDSDPGIKMSKHTHVSSKAPWVEIDDGLPQVG
- a CDS encoding amidohydrolase; this encodes MFRVDVDAHVDETDATWDYLAESDKRFKPVTLDPGGATAHGDARPHRLWMIDGTILLRRWRDDKRTGTVKETRELLDVDKRLRHMDELRVDVQVLYPTMFLHSYTARPEIELALCKAYNRWIAASTEKTKGRLRWVAMMPYLSIEEAVKEVQWAKDQGACGVFKKGIECDDRAANDPHFFPVYEEASRLDMPICIHNATSHIQSMTVPGNGLGGGMIAIAAFSALAENGVPDKFPKLRFGFIETGASWVPFLHADLMAKMLRRTFLPIEVKDDLFRKYRFYVACHTNDDLPYILKYGTEDSLMIGTDYSHADQSAEIEALDVIERRGATGDIPAAVARKIVDDNPRRFYGL